A window of Haloarchaeobius litoreus contains these coding sequences:
- a CDS encoding ABC transporter permease subunit, which yields MSWSAVARKDFQDARLSRSLWLLTGLFVLFAAGMAWVYTEISSLGADDPQLTALGLYDFLASSATLFVSIAALVLAYKAIAGERDSGSVKLLLGLPHSRLDVVLGKVVGRTATLAVSIVLGFAVALGVIVALYDAYSLVDYALFVGVTLLFALVYVSLMVGISASVSTSGKAAALAFGTFVVVELLWGAVATAAVYVANGFALPTTMADYPTWYFGIVSLSPSAAYQSALATVLDGASTTGEVIGGTAEAVYLEPWFGFVWLALWLVVPLAIGAFRFSRADL from the coding sequence ATGAGCTGGTCCGCCGTCGCACGGAAGGACTTCCAGGACGCCCGCCTCTCGCGGTCGCTCTGGCTGCTGACGGGGCTGTTCGTCCTGTTCGCGGCCGGCATGGCGTGGGTGTACACGGAGATCAGCAGCCTCGGCGCGGACGACCCGCAGCTCACCGCGCTCGGGCTGTACGACTTCCTCGCCTCGTCGGCGACGCTGTTCGTCTCCATCGCGGCGCTCGTGCTGGCCTACAAGGCCATCGCGGGCGAGCGTGATTCGGGCAGCGTGAAGCTCCTGCTCGGCCTGCCCCACTCCCGGCTGGACGTGGTGCTCGGCAAGGTCGTCGGGCGCACCGCGACGCTCGCGGTCTCCATCGTCCTCGGGTTCGCCGTCGCCCTCGGGGTCATCGTGGCCCTGTACGACGCGTACTCGCTGGTCGACTACGCGCTGTTCGTCGGCGTGACCCTGCTGTTCGCGCTGGTGTACGTGAGCCTCATGGTCGGCATCTCGGCCAGCGTCTCCACCAGCGGGAAGGCAGCCGCCCTCGCGTTCGGCACGTTCGTCGTCGTCGAGCTGCTCTGGGGTGCGGTCGCCACCGCCGCGGTGTACGTCGCCAACGGCTTCGCGCTCCCGACCACCATGGCCGACTATCCGACCTGGTACTTCGGCATCGTGAGCCTCTCGCCCAGTGCGGCCTACCAGTCCGCCCTCGCGACCGTCCTCGACGGGGCGAGCACGACCGGCGAGGTCATCGGCGGCACCGCCGAGGCGGTCTACCTCGAGCCCTGGTTCGGCTTCGTCTGGCTGGCGCTCTGGCTGGTCGTCCCGCTCGCCATCGGCGCGTTCCGGTTCAGCCGGGCCGACCTCTGA
- a CDS encoding ABC transporter ATP-binding protein yields MAAIELDDVTKRFDEVTALDELTMTVEEGEVFGFLGPNGAGKSTTIDILLDFVRPTSGSCRVLGIDPQQRPEAVRSRVGILPDGYHVYDRLTGRQHVQFAIDSKGGDDDPMHLLERVDIADAADRKAGGYSKGMTQRLVLAMALAGEPELLVLDEPTTGLDPAGAREMRRIIETEVDRGATVFFSSHILEQVEAVADRVGILSEGELVAVDTIDNLRDATAAGETLTVTLSTPASESAITAAEAVAGVQSIAADGTTLTISCEGNVKMDVLDAIESAGHEVVDFSTEETSLEDLFMQYTEVSA; encoded by the coding sequence ATGGCCGCCATCGAACTCGACGACGTCACCAAGCGGTTCGACGAGGTCACCGCACTCGACGAGCTCACCATGACCGTCGAGGAGGGGGAGGTGTTCGGATTCTTGGGCCCGAACGGGGCCGGCAAGTCCACCACCATCGACATCCTGCTCGACTTCGTCCGCCCGACCAGCGGCTCGTGCCGGGTGCTCGGCATCGACCCACAGCAGCGACCGGAGGCCGTCCGGAGCCGGGTCGGCATCCTCCCCGACGGCTACCACGTCTACGACCGGCTGACGGGCCGCCAGCACGTCCAGTTCGCCATCGACTCCAAGGGCGGCGACGACGACCCGATGCACCTCCTCGAACGGGTCGACATCGCCGACGCCGCCGACCGCAAGGCCGGGGGCTACTCCAAGGGGATGACCCAGCGGCTGGTCCTCGCGATGGCGCTCGCCGGCGAACCGGAGCTGCTCGTGCTCGACGAGCCGACGACGGGGCTGGACCCCGCCGGCGCGCGCGAGATGCGCCGCATCATCGAGACCGAGGTCGACCGCGGCGCGACCGTGTTCTTCTCGTCACACATCCTCGAGCAGGTCGAGGCGGTCGCCGACCGCGTCGGCATCCTCAGCGAGGGCGAGCTCGTCGCCGTCGACACCATCGACAACCTCCGCGACGCCACCGCCGCTGGCGAGACGCTGACCGTGACGCTCTCGACCCCGGCGAGCGAGTCGGCTATCACCGCCGCCGAGGCGGTCGCCGGCGTCCAGAGCATCGCCGCCGACGGCACGACGCTCACCATCTCCTGTGAGGGCAACGTGAAGATGGACGTCCTCGACGCCATCGAGTCCGCCGGCCACGAGGTCGTCGACTTCTCCACCGAGGAGACCTCGCTGGAGGACCTGTTCATGCAGTACACGGAGGTGAGCGCATGA
- a CDS encoding ABC transporter permease: MSFALVAKKDFQDASRSKVLWILSGLYVLFISAMVWAFSAFEGLLSGDEAAAAAQQGVSFNLYLFMAGATTLFISATALVVSYKAIAGERESGQLKLLLGLPHSRLDVLLGKVVGRTAVLAAPVLLGFAVALLVAFALGVNVVVTEYAIFALLTVLYALVYVSIVVGVSAMANTTTQATAGAISIFVVLEVLWELVPTVTVFGYYYVTDQPIPVSPAEYPEWFYVVTRLAPTAAYNVARNAVLPKSASVSIDSSSFLLQDWLGFVVLGVWLVVPLVVGYWRFDAADL, encoded by the coding sequence GTGAGTTTCGCACTCGTCGCGAAGAAGGACTTCCAGGACGCCAGCCGGTCGAAGGTGCTCTGGATCCTCTCCGGGCTGTACGTCCTGTTCATCTCCGCGATGGTCTGGGCGTTCTCCGCGTTCGAGGGGCTACTCTCCGGGGACGAGGCCGCGGCAGCCGCCCAGCAGGGCGTGAGCTTCAACCTCTACCTGTTCATGGCCGGCGCGACCACGCTGTTCATCTCCGCCACCGCGCTCGTCGTGAGCTACAAGGCCATCGCCGGCGAGCGCGAGTCCGGGCAGCTGAAGCTCCTGCTCGGCCTGCCCCACTCCCGGCTGGACGTGCTCCTCGGGAAGGTCGTCGGCCGCACCGCCGTCCTCGCTGCCCCCGTCCTGCTGGGCTTCGCCGTCGCGCTCCTCGTCGCGTTCGCCCTCGGCGTGAACGTCGTCGTCACGGAGTACGCGATCTTCGCGTTGCTGACCGTGCTCTACGCGCTGGTGTACGTCAGCATCGTCGTCGGCGTCTCCGCGATGGCCAACACGACCACGCAGGCGACCGCCGGTGCCATCTCCATCTTCGTCGTCCTCGAGGTGCTCTGGGAGCTCGTGCCGACCGTCACGGTGTTCGGCTACTACTACGTCACCGACCAGCCCATCCCCGTGTCGCCGGCGGAGTACCCCGAGTGGTTCTACGTCGTCACCCGGCTCGCCCCCACCGCAGCGTACAACGTCGCCCGGAACGCCGTCCTCCCGAAGTCAGCCTCCGTCAGTATCGACAGCAGCTCGTTCCTGCTCCAGGACTGGCTCGGCTTCGTCGTCCTCGGGGTCTGGCTGGTCGTGCCGCTGGTCGTCGGCTACTGGCGGTTCGACGCTGCCGACCTGTGA
- a CDS encoding phosphotransferase family protein, which translates to MFDTEPFTDEQVDRAVALACDATVRSYSHAEEGSDRIAVATLTDDRRVVLKAPELVDPERFRPEPRLAALVDRETDVPVPTVHHVGEDGPIDGPWFVMAHVDGENWENRASEFPDDGHERLVREAGHNLGQLHGISHFDGFGRVGVDGSGALRVDEPRPDWREWFHELAHGKLDRMSDGPFDDLLPACRRELDRLADAVPRDVRPAPAHTDYRLGNLLVDPDAPPDDAVTRAVIDWGNTYTAHGEFDLAKTADFLFGWEDVPADRQATLLETLYGAYAAETGVDRDAAFRARQHAYRLVTRLAGMEGVPFWFADGSDAQAAAETRHRAFLRDRYDIA; encoded by the coding sequence GTGTTCGACACCGAGCCGTTCACCGACGAGCAGGTCGACCGGGCGGTCGCACTGGCCTGCGACGCCACCGTTCGGTCGTACAGCCACGCCGAGGAAGGCAGCGACCGCATCGCCGTCGCGACGCTGACCGACGACCGCCGGGTGGTGCTGAAGGCACCGGAGCTCGTCGACCCGGAGCGGTTCCGGCCGGAGCCACGCCTCGCCGCGCTGGTCGACCGCGAGACCGACGTTCCCGTGCCGACGGTCCACCACGTCGGCGAGGACGGCCCCATCGACGGCCCCTGGTTCGTCATGGCCCACGTCGACGGCGAGAACTGGGAGAACCGCGCGAGTGAGTTCCCGGACGACGGCCACGAACGGCTCGTCCGCGAGGCGGGGCACAACCTCGGCCAGCTCCACGGCATCAGCCACTTCGACGGCTTCGGCCGGGTGGGCGTCGACGGGTCGGGCGCGCTCCGTGTCGACGAGCCCCGACCGGACTGGCGCGAGTGGTTCCACGAGCTCGCCCACGGGAAGCTCGACCGGATGTCGGACGGCCCGTTCGACGACCTGCTCCCGGCCTGTCGGCGCGAACTCGACCGGCTCGCCGACGCGGTCCCCCGGGACGTCCGGCCCGCACCGGCCCACACCGACTACCGGCTCGGAAACCTGCTCGTCGACCCCGATGCGCCGCCCGATGACGCGGTCACGCGGGCCGTCATCGACTGGGGGAACACGTACACCGCCCACGGCGAGTTCGACCTCGCGAAGACCGCGGACTTCCTCTTCGGCTGGGAGGACGTCCCCGCCGACCGACAGGCGACGCTCCTGGAGACGCTCTACGGGGCGTACGCCGCCGAGACAGGAGTGGACCGCGACGCGGCGTTCCGGGCGCGCCAACACGCCTACCGGCTGGTCACCAGGCTCGCCGGCATGGAGGGCGTCCCGTTCTGGTTCGCGGACGGCTCGGACGCACAGGCAGCAGCCGAGACGCGCCACCGCGCGTTCCTCCGGGACCGCTACGACATCGCGTAG
- the ligA gene encoding NAD-dependent DNA ligase LigA, which produces MSEAELADDNPYVEDPETTFEPVAALTEEAAREQADLLREAVRYHDYRYYVEHDPVIGDRTYDALFSRLEALEDAFDLQTEDSPTRRVGGQPVESFETVEHVAPLLSIDQSGDAADVREFDRRVRAAVGDVEYVCEPKFDGVSIEVIYRDGRYERAATRGDGHEGDDVTENVRTIPAVPQRLRGDHPEYLAVRGEVYMPKDAFTAHNKERVEAGEEPFANPRNATAGTLRQQDPAIVAERPLSVFFFDVLDSSREWETHSDALAAFPGFGLPLNDRVETGCDIGAAIDYRDRLLDERDDLDYEIDGVVVKVDDRAAREELGATARSYRWAFAYKFPARNEETRLADVAVQVGRTGRLTPVALLDPVDVGGVTVSRASLHNPDEIESLNVDVGDVVRVERAGDVIPYVAAVVEKRSEGHFELPDTCPVCDSQVEREGPLAFCSGGLGCPAQLKRSVEHWASDTGLDVEGLGAETVEQFVEAGLVTDGVADLYDIERTDLLELEGWGETSADNLLSELDASKQPELPDFLAALGVQKVGPETARALAAEFGSLDALRETAEAGDEERLRAIDDVGPIVAETIVDFFRSEANQRVLDRLAEAGVEPHPYEDEGAAELDGLTFVFTGSLSESRSEFQALVERHGGSATSSVSGNTDYLVVGENPGQSKRDDADANDVPTVDEGEFREVLRDHGVDDWVGE; this is translated from the coding sequence ATGAGTGAGGCCGAACTCGCCGACGACAACCCGTACGTCGAGGACCCGGAGACGACGTTCGAGCCGGTCGCAGCGCTGACCGAGGAGGCGGCCCGCGAGCAGGCCGACCTGCTCCGCGAGGCGGTCCGGTACCACGACTACCGCTACTACGTCGAGCACGACCCGGTCATCGGCGACCGCACGTACGACGCGCTGTTCTCGCGGCTGGAGGCGCTCGAAGACGCGTTCGACCTGCAGACTGAGGACTCTCCGACCCGCCGGGTCGGCGGCCAGCCCGTCGAGTCGTTCGAGACGGTCGAGCACGTCGCGCCGCTGCTGTCCATCGACCAGTCCGGCGACGCCGCGGACGTGCGCGAGTTCGACCGTCGGGTCCGGGCGGCGGTCGGCGACGTGGAGTACGTCTGCGAGCCGAAGTTCGACGGCGTCAGCATCGAGGTCATCTACCGCGACGGCCGCTACGAGCGCGCGGCGACCCGTGGTGACGGCCACGAAGGCGACGACGTGACCGAGAACGTCCGCACGATTCCGGCGGTGCCCCAGCGACTGCGGGGCGACCATCCGGAGTATCTCGCTGTCCGCGGCGAGGTGTACATGCCGAAGGACGCGTTCACCGCCCACAACAAGGAGCGCGTCGAGGCGGGCGAGGAACCGTTCGCCAACCCGCGGAACGCGACGGCGGGGACGCTCCGCCAGCAGGACCCGGCCATCGTCGCGGAACGGCCGCTCTCCGTCTTCTTCTTCGACGTGCTCGACTCCAGCCGGGAGTGGGAGACACACAGCGACGCACTCGCGGCGTTCCCCGGCTTCGGCCTGCCGCTGAACGACCGCGTCGAGACGGGCTGTGACATCGGGGCCGCCATCGACTACCGCGACCGGCTGCTCGACGAGCGCGACGACCTCGACTACGAGATCGACGGCGTGGTCGTCAAGGTCGACGACCGCGCCGCCCGCGAGGAGCTGGGGGCGACCGCCCGCTCGTACCGGTGGGCGTTCGCCTACAAGTTCCCCGCCCGGAACGAGGAGACCCGTCTCGCCGACGTCGCGGTGCAGGTCGGCCGCACCGGCCGGCTGACGCCCGTTGCGCTGCTCGACCCGGTCGACGTGGGCGGCGTCACCGTCTCGCGGGCGAGCCTGCACAACCCCGACGAGATCGAGAGCCTGAACGTCGACGTCGGGGACGTGGTGCGCGTCGAGCGCGCCGGCGACGTGATCCCGTACGTCGCGGCGGTCGTCGAGAAGCGCAGCGAGGGTCACTTCGAGCTACCCGACACGTGCCCGGTCTGTGACAGCCAGGTCGAGCGCGAGGGGCCCCTCGCCTTCTGTTCCGGCGGTCTGGGCTGTCCCGCCCAGCTCAAACGCTCGGTCGAGCACTGGGCCAGCGACACCGGGCTCGACGTCGAGGGCCTCGGCGCGGAGACCGTCGAGCAGTTCGTCGAGGCCGGCCTCGTCACCGACGGCGTCGCCGACCTCTACGACATCGAGCGCACGGACCTCCTCGAACTGGAGGGCTGGGGCGAGACGAGCGCCGACAACCTTCTGTCGGAACTCGACGCCTCGAAGCAGCCCGAACTCCCCGACTTCCTCGCCGCGCTGGGGGTCCAGAAGGTCGGCCCCGAGACGGCCCGCGCGCTCGCCGCCGAGTTCGGCAGCCTCGATGCGCTCCGCGAGACCGCGGAAGCCGGCGACGAGGAGCGCCTGCGCGCCATCGACGACGTGGGCCCCATCGTCGCCGAGACCATCGTCGACTTCTTCCGGAGCGAGGCGAACCAGCGCGTCCTCGACCGTCTCGCCGAGGCGGGCGTCGAACCCCACCCCTACGAGGACGAGGGCGCGGCCGAGCTCGACGGGCTGACGTTCGTCTTCACCGGGTCACTCTCCGAGTCCCGCAGCGAGTTCCAGGCGCTCGTCGAGCGCCACGGCGGGTCGGCCACCTCGTCGGTGTCGGGCAACACTGACTACCTGGTCGTCGGCGAGAACCCCGGCCAGTCGAAGCGGGACGACGCCGACGCGAACGACGTGCCGACGGTCGACGAGGGCGAGTTCCGCGAGGTCTTGCGGGACCACGGTGTCGACGACTGGGTCGGCGAGTGA
- a CDS encoding magnesium transporter encodes MPEHWSVRSISRAMLPLLLALSLVELGSGLVLGSFEEELLARPSLLVLVPVTIGTAGNLGSILAARLSTAVHLGTVSFSPEDDTLVGNALATAGLAVSVFPVVGFGAWALTELTVGATLSPGQVVLVAAFSGAVLAVLAIAVTLVTTYAAYRLGLDPDDVVIPVVTNTCDVLGVLVLFAAVILLL; translated from the coding sequence GTGCCCGAGCACTGGTCGGTCCGGTCGATCTCGCGGGCGATGCTCCCGCTGCTGCTCGCGCTCTCGCTGGTCGAGCTCGGCTCGGGGCTGGTGCTCGGGAGCTTCGAGGAGGAGCTGCTGGCGCGGCCGTCGCTTTTGGTGCTCGTGCCGGTGACCATCGGGACGGCGGGCAACCTCGGCTCCATCCTCGCGGCGCGGCTCTCGACGGCGGTCCACCTCGGCACCGTCTCCTTCTCCCCCGAGGACGACACGCTCGTCGGCAACGCGCTCGCGACGGCCGGGCTCGCCGTCTCGGTGTTCCCGGTGGTCGGGTTCGGCGCGTGGGCGCTGACCGAGCTGACCGTGGGGGCGACGCTTTCCCCCGGACAGGTCGTCCTCGTGGCGGCGTTCTCCGGGGCCGTGCTGGCGGTGCTCGCCATCGCGGTGACGCTGGTGACGACGTACGCCGCCTACCGGCTCGGGCTCGACCCCGACGACGTGGTCATCCCGGTCGTGACGAACACCTGCGACGTGCTCGGCGTGCTGGTCCTGTTCGCCGCCGTGATTCTGCTGCTGTAG
- a CDS encoding magnesium transporter → MSIRAVAREAYREALPALGASVVGGLFAGLVLGGMRSELQQVPGLLVLVPALLATRGNVYGSLGARLATGLHQGLLEPRIDLGNERLRGAIAAAITNGLFVSLFAATAAYVLLGLLGEAAAPLSTLVAVSLLAGLLSGITLTVAVVSVVFVGFRRGQNPDTLVGPIVTTTGDVFGMAFLLLAARTVLFFGGI, encoded by the coding sequence ATGAGCATCCGCGCCGTCGCACGCGAGGCCTACCGCGAGGCGCTGCCCGCGCTGGGGGCGAGCGTCGTCGGGGGGCTGTTCGCGGGCCTCGTTCTGGGCGGGATGCGCTCGGAGCTCCAGCAGGTGCCCGGACTGCTGGTGCTCGTCCCGGCGCTGCTGGCGACGCGCGGGAACGTCTACGGCTCGCTGGGTGCGCGGCTCGCGACCGGGCTCCACCAGGGGCTGCTCGAACCCCGCATCGACCTGGGGAACGAACGGCTCCGGGGGGCCATCGCGGCGGCCATCACGAACGGGCTGTTCGTGAGCCTGTTCGCGGCGACGGCGGCGTACGTCCTGCTCGGACTGCTCGGGGAGGCGGCCGCGCCGCTGTCGACGCTCGTCGCGGTGTCGCTGCTCGCGGGGCTCCTCTCGGGTATCACGCTCACGGTCGCGGTCGTCTCGGTCGTCTTCGTCGGCTTCCGCCGGGGGCAGAACCCGGACACGCTCGTCGGCCCCATCGTCACGACGACGGGCGACGTGTTCGGGATGGCCTTTCTCCTGCTCGCGGCGCGCACCGTGCTGTTCTTCGGGGGTATCTGA
- the surE gene encoding 5'/3'-nucleotidase SurE: MTDILLTNDDGIDGDGLAALRDELLDIGDVTVVAPADNQSGVGRKRSRYTTRESHEWGYAIAGTPADCVAYALRGLDREFDLVVSGCNHGPNMGSYVLGRSGTVGAAVEAAYLGTPAVAVSAYHNVEFFTHPAEEFDFSEPTRIAGELTRAALDAEVFDAVDILNVNAPCDATDPRLRVTHPHDDFDVRVEHRSVAEAEVEDLPIDVEPDDELVALNDKFWPHVENWENPLADAETVRDRYPVGSDRRAVVDGEVSISPLTAPHEAAHHEKLDAIVEQLNLA; encoded by the coding sequence GTGACCGACATCCTCCTGACGAACGACGACGGTATCGACGGCGACGGGCTGGCCGCCCTCCGCGACGAACTCCTCGACATCGGCGACGTGACGGTCGTCGCGCCCGCCGACAACCAGTCCGGCGTGGGCCGCAAGCGCTCGCGGTACACCACCCGCGAATCCCACGAGTGGGGCTACGCCATCGCGGGGACGCCGGCGGACTGCGTTGCCTACGCCCTCCGGGGGCTGGACCGCGAGTTCGACCTCGTGGTCTCGGGCTGCAACCACGGGCCGAACATGGGCTCGTACGTGCTCGGGCGCTCGGGCACCGTCGGCGCTGCAGTCGAGGCGGCCTACCTCGGGACGCCCGCTGTCGCCGTCTCCGCGTACCACAACGTCGAGTTCTTCACCCACCCCGCCGAGGAGTTCGACTTCTCCGAGCCGACCCGTATCGCCGGCGAGCTCACGCGGGCGGCGCTCGACGCCGAGGTGTTCGACGCCGTCGACATCCTGAACGTGAACGCGCCGTGTGACGCGACCGACCCGCGGCTCCGGGTGACCCACCCGCACGACGACTTCGACGTGCGCGTCGAGCACCGGAGCGTCGCGGAGGCCGAGGTCGAGGACCTGCCCATCGACGTCGAGCCGGACGACGAGCTCGTCGCGCTCAACGACAAGTTCTGGCCGCACGTCGAGAACTGGGAGAACCCGCTGGCGGACGCCGAGACCGTGCGGGACCGCTACCCCGTCGGGAGCGACCGCCGCGCCGTCGTCGACGGCGAGGTGAGCATCTCGCCGCTGACCGCACCGCACGAGGCCGCCCACCACGAGAAGCTCGACGCCATCGTGGAGCAGCTGAATCTTGCCTGA
- a CDS encoding ABC transporter substrate-binding protein, producing the protein MVGNSDRVVDRRTFLKISGAGSIAATAGCLGLGGGGGGGAITVGQPAAQTGQWDFLQPGVSKATDVAIQRINDAGGPLGRELDLERSDTSVNPQQARTVVTQLTENEDAVALLGLFSSELEPLYEFLQEQETPVVTPWPGSNFLDTRGGDHGTPEDVSDDEWIWRTVISDTVHTAGAALRALEDGHDTIGIINGTTSGARSWVNGFRSAYEANGGTVAEQVEVAQGESNYQSALDRLFQAEFSAFAVSLPLEDAITLMSDWSDGGYGRQPVLSDPLSQNELATQVGSDLNGAWAASPGESGPNYGTFESAYNSAEGDADINAWTPPAWDATMVTALAIERAGEATPEAIEQNLGPVSRGPGTEVASFAEGKEALDNGDEIKYMGAATPVTFTQFGNVVGSVVINEVQNGAFTQVETIPAEDLREFVPEGEY; encoded by the coding sequence ATGGTTGGAAACAGCGACAGGGTGGTCGACCGGCGAACGTTCCTCAAGATCAGCGGCGCGGGTAGCATCGCAGCGACCGCCGGGTGCCTGGGGCTCGGCGGCGGCGGTGGTGGTGGTGCCATCACGGTCGGACAGCCAGCGGCCCAGACCGGCCAGTGGGACTTCCTGCAGCCGGGCGTCTCGAAGGCGACCGACGTAGCCATCCAGCGCATCAACGACGCCGGCGGCCCGCTCGGCCGCGAGCTCGACCTCGAGCGCTCGGACACCTCGGTGAACCCACAGCAGGCACGCACCGTCGTCACGCAGCTCACGGAGAACGAGGACGCCGTGGCGCTGCTGGGGCTGTTCTCCAGCGAGCTCGAGCCGCTGTACGAGTTCCTGCAGGAGCAGGAGACCCCGGTGGTCACGCCGTGGCCGGGCTCGAACTTCCTCGACACCCGTGGCGGCGACCACGGCACGCCGGAGGACGTGAGCGACGACGAGTGGATCTGGCGGACCGTCATCAGCGACACCGTCCACACCGCCGGTGCTGCGCTGCGTGCGCTCGAAGACGGGCACGACACCATCGGCATCATCAACGGCACCACCTCCGGGGCCCGCAGCTGGGTGAACGGCTTCCGGAGCGCCTACGAGGCCAACGGCGGGACCGTCGCCGAACAGGTCGAGGTGGCCCAGGGCGAGTCGAACTACCAGTCCGCGCTCGACCGGCTGTTCCAGGCAGAGTTCAGCGCGTTCGCGGTGAGCCTCCCGCTGGAGGACGCCATCACGCTCATGAGCGACTGGTCCGACGGCGGCTACGGCCGCCAGCCGGTCCTCTCGGACCCCCTCTCGCAGAACGAGCTCGCCACCCAGGTCGGCAGCGACCTGAACGGCGCGTGGGCTGCCAGTCCCGGCGAGTCCGGGCCGAACTACGGCACCTTCGAGAGCGCATACAACAGCGCGGAGGGCGACGCCGATATCAACGCCTGGACGCCGCCGGCGTGGGACGCCACGATGGTCACCGCACTCGCCATCGAGCGCGCCGGCGAGGCGACGCCGGAGGCCATCGAGCAGAACCTCGGCCCCGTCTCGCGCGGCCCGGGCACCGAGGTCGCCAGCTTCGCCGAGGGGAAGGAGGCGCTGGACAACGGCGACGAGATCAAGTACATGGGTGCCGCGACGCCCGTGACGTTCACCCAGTTCGGCAACGTCGTCGGCTCGGTCGTCATCAACGAGGTCCAGAACGGGGCGTTCACCCAGGTGGAGACCATCCCGGCGGAGGACCTCAGGGAGTTCGTGCCGGAGGGCGAGTACTGA
- a CDS encoding branched-chain amino acid ABC transporter permease, which yields MGLAQNLIFGLVTGSYIAIAAIGFTLIYGIVNMINFAYGEYLTIGAFIGLLAGGALPLPLPVAVLVAMVGGGVASILLAKLFFTPINHTGPIPMLLTSIGLGLVLRNAIRLFAGRSARYYDTETTTWQFQNVPDLAVGPVDLLGGFFVTSQQLVVVGCALGVFVVLHTVLTRTDVGIAMRAMSDDEALARVRGIDTQFIRNSVWVLAGMLAGLSGVLLGIQTNVSVSTGFSQILQILSAAILGGAGSPYGAIAGAYVIGVALALSTAFLPSSMTGISSAIAFAILVVVLLVKPSGIAGAEVREA from the coding sequence ATGGGGCTCGCACAGAACCTCATCTTCGGGCTCGTCACGGGCTCGTACATCGCCATCGCGGCCATCGGGTTCACGCTCATCTACGGCATCGTGAACATGATCAACTTCGCGTACGGCGAGTACCTCACCATCGGGGCGTTCATCGGCCTGCTCGCGGGCGGGGCGCTTCCCCTGCCGTTGCCCGTGGCGGTGCTCGTGGCGATGGTCGGTGGGGGCGTCGCGAGCATCCTGCTCGCGAAGCTGTTCTTCACGCCGATCAACCACACCGGCCCCATCCCGATGCTGCTCACGTCCATCGGGCTCGGGCTCGTGCTCCGCAACGCCATCCGGCTCTTCGCGGGCCGTAGCGCCCGGTACTACGACACCGAGACGACGACGTGGCAGTTCCAGAACGTGCCCGACCTCGCCGTCGGTCCCGTCGACCTGCTCGGGGGGTTCTTCGTGACCTCCCAGCAGCTCGTCGTCGTCGGCTGTGCGCTCGGCGTGTTCGTCGTCCTCCACACCGTCCTGACCCGGACCGACGTGGGCATCGCCATGCGGGCGATGAGCGACGACGAGGCGCTCGCCCGCGTCCGCGGCATCGACACCCAGTTCATCCGCAACAGCGTCTGGGTGCTCGCCGGGATGCTCGCCGGGCTGTCGGGCGTGCTGCTGGGCATCCAGACGAACGTCAGCGTCTCGACCGGGTTCAGCCAGATCCTCCAGATCCTGTCGGCCGCCATCCTCGGCGGCGCGGGCAGCCCGTACGGGGCGATCGCCGGCGCGTACGTCATCGGCGTCGCGCTCGCGCTCTCGACGGCGTTCCTGCCCTCGTCGATGACGGGCATCTCCTCGGCCATCGCCTTCGCCATCCTCGTCGTCGTCCTCCTCGTCAAACCCAGCGGCATCGCCGGTGCGGAGGTGCGTGAGGCGTGA